The following proteins come from a genomic window of Triticum aestivum cultivar Chinese Spring chromosome 6A, IWGSC CS RefSeq v2.1, whole genome shotgun sequence:
- the LOC123130744 gene encoding protein SPT2 homolog, with amino-acid sequence MAGYDDNETNLVEDEYDDLDDFIVGSDDEGDNVAMEDEEELPEAEEVEVEEEYEEEEEEELPAGTQEILSFREQLKAKLRKQHQSKGADYGNPSCSSSDQPSVRSRFGTFFGPSTPVLAPRLMEAGCSSIMQENQNLPSRKHAAPSSASKTQPNASAHEQKPKIVPQVKRKVDTLRENRDYSNLFSDDADTPPPTEERAENKPVMAPKSHVEAHRMKPMQSAATNKKVPTNHPARPSKDHGSIQSRVQNKVVSQVKKEPLPNGRKPIAAARNGSRPPNGTTKARPELQPSSNGQNPQRSMQSKSPQTLPSAQRQQQRPPKPQGQRQQNCTPPSPQVRRVNSNVQGQQPAHKGSALPRDRTKLGQKQLAPSSKPKPSPISAVYSDPAKKKGVVKRKLSDAEKVRQMVRDVFNYDPGKYGKDVDDDRDMEAGYASIQMEERRSAKIARKEDEEEYRRIQEEEQRERAKKKKKQLTES; translated from the exons ATGGCGGGCTACGACGACAATGAAACCAAC CTAGTGGAGGACGAGTACGACGACCTTGATGATTTCATCGTCGGAAGCGACGATGAGGGCGACAATGTGGCcatggaggacgaggaggagctgcCGGAGGCTGAGGAGGTAGAAGTGGAAGAAGagtatgaggaggaagaggaagaagagctgcCTGCTGGCACGCAGGAAATCCTTTCCTTCAGGGAGCAATTGAAGGCCAAATTAAGGAAACAACATCAGTCTAAAGGCGCCGACTACGGGAACCCTAGCTGCTCGTCGTCCGATCAACCGTCGGTCAGGTCCAG ATTTGGAACCTTCTTTGGGCCGTCCACGCCAGTACTTGCTCCCCGGCTTATGGAGGCGGGGTGCTCATCGATAATGCAGGAGAACCAGAACCTGCCGTCCAGA AAACATGCCGCTCCGTCGTCGGCTTCGAAGACACAGCCAAATGCGAGCGCCCATGAGCAGAAACCCAAGATCGTACCTCAG GTGAAACGTAAGGTTGACACGCTTCGTGAGAACAGGGACTACTCGAACTTGTTCTCGGACGATGCCGATACACCTCCCCCAACAGAGGAACGTGCAGAAAATAAGCCTGTCATGGCCCCAAAATCTC ACGTCGAAGCTCATCGGATGAAACCAATGCAATCTGCCGCGACAAACAAGAAGGTGCCCACAAACCATCCTGCCAGACCATCAAAAGACCATGGATCCATCCAGAGCCGCGTGCAAAACAAGGTGGTCTCTCAGGTGAAGAAGGAGCCACTGCCAAACGGGAGGAAACCGATTGCTGCTGCCAGGAACGGATCCAGACCGCCCAACGGCACCACCAAAGCTCGTCCAGAGTTGCAGCCATCCTCAAATGGCCAAAACCCGCAGCGCTCGATGCAGAGCAAGAGCCCGCAGACGTTGCCTTCTGcccagcggcagcagcagcggccaCCGAAACCGCAGGGTCAGAGGCAGCAGAACTGCACCCCTCCTTCGCCGCAAGTTCGAAGGGTGAATTCTAATGTGCAGGGCCAGCAGCCTGCGCACAAGGGTTCTGCTCTGCCTCGGGACAGAACAAAATTAGGGCAGAAGCAGCTGGCTCCTTCCTCCAAACCAAAG CCATCTCCAATAAGTGCTGTTTACAGTGATCCTGCTAAGAAAAAGGGTGTAGTGAAGAGGAAACTCAGTGACGCTGAGAAAGTTCGTCAGATGGTCAGAGATGTGTTCAA CTACGACCCGGGCAAGTATGGCAAGGATGTCGATGATGATAGGGACATGGAAGCAGGTTATGCCAGCATACAGATGGAGGAGAGAAGAAG TGCAAAGATTGCAAgaaaagaggatgaagaggaatATCGCCGGATTCAGGAAGAAGAGCAGCGCGAGcgggcgaagaagaagaagaagcaacttacAGAATCGTAG